The following coding sequences lie in one Allorhizobium pseudoryzae genomic window:
- a CDS encoding efflux RND transporter periplasmic adaptor subunit, which translates to MLVLVACSDQPNVKAHASAETPPVRVSVMTVLPQAVTVYDELPGRVSALRTAEIRPQVSGIIQKKLFQEGAFVNADAALFQIDPAPFAADVDAATAVLARAEAEFVNAKVKFERAQLLSAQKITSDEAFNNATAVLAQAKASVAEATANLARRKLELANATIRSPISGTIGQSFMTEGGLASTSANSPLAVIQQIDEVYVDVRQSSMSLERLRETASGSDLDDPEKLPVRIKTIMDRPYAHVGRIVFSDISVDSATGSLGIRFVVPNPENQLLPGMFVRAMVPREVYSAALLVPQEAVIRDLTGKPQLVVVAADKTGEKRRVELGPLIDRHYLVTRGLAAGETIVVQGQERIQSGQPLETSPAHAAADTQS; encoded by the coding sequence ATGTTGGTTCTCGTTGCCTGCAGCGATCAGCCGAACGTCAAGGCGCATGCGTCCGCCGAAACGCCGCCAGTGCGCGTCAGCGTGATGACGGTGCTGCCGCAAGCCGTCACTGTTTATGACGAACTGCCGGGACGTGTCAGTGCCTTGCGCACGGCCGAGATCCGGCCGCAGGTCAGCGGCATCATTCAGAAGAAGCTCTTCCAGGAGGGCGCTTTCGTAAACGCCGATGCGGCACTCTTCCAGATTGACCCGGCCCCCTTTGCAGCCGATGTCGATGCGGCCACCGCCGTGCTGGCGCGTGCCGAAGCCGAATTCGTCAACGCGAAGGTCAAGTTCGAGCGTGCTCAGCTTCTCTCGGCGCAGAAGATCACCAGTGACGAGGCTTTCAACAATGCGACCGCGGTGCTCGCCCAGGCGAAGGCGAGCGTCGCCGAGGCCACGGCCAATCTGGCACGGCGAAAGCTCGAATTGGCAAATGCCACGATCCGCAGCCCGATCAGCGGGACGATCGGCCAATCCTTCATGACGGAAGGTGGGCTTGCCTCCACTTCCGCGAACTCGCCTCTCGCTGTCATCCAGCAGATCGATGAGGTCTATGTCGATGTCCGTCAATCGTCGATGAGCCTGGAAAGGCTGCGCGAAACGGCATCCGGATCCGATCTCGACGATCCGGAAAAGCTGCCCGTCCGAATCAAGACGATCATGGACAGGCCCTACGCCCATGTCGGCAGGATCGTCTTCTCCGACATCTCGGTGGACAGCGCCACAGGCAGTTTAGGCATCCGCTTCGTCGTACCGAACCCCGAGAACCAGTTGCTGCCGGGCATGTTCGTTCGCGCGATGGTCCCGCGGGAGGTCTATTCCGCCGCACTTCTGGTGCCGCAGGAGGCGGTGATACGTGACCTGACCGGAAAGCCGCAACTCGTCGTCGTGGCGGCGGACAAGACCGGCGAGAAACGCCGGGTCGAACTGGGTCCGCTGATCGATCGCCATTACCTCGTAACACGCGGTCTTGCGGCTGGTGAAACCATCGTCGTGCAAGGCCAGGAACGGATCCAGAGCGGTCAGCCGCTTGAGACATCGCCGGCGCATGCCGCAGCTGATACGCAGAGTTGA
- a CDS encoding CGNR zinc finger domain-containing protein, which yields MNDTDPSRPTAGSHWAMPAIALGDHLALDFLNSVATPQGEIVDWIRSGKDLVDWLDVFGAISKSDAADIHATWNAVTLDAIAREAVAWREEFRSLVGRMASEGRSALRIDDLQLINRWLLPDRMASQLVTDATGDVVLVHRRLWTDAAQIMAPVALAAAEMVAGGDWDNIRKCENPACSIWFQDRTKGHRRRWCSQALCGNRFKVAAFRERQKRGR from the coding sequence ATGAATGACACAGACCCTTCCCGTCCGACAGCCGGTTCGCACTGGGCAATGCCAGCCATTGCCCTTGGCGATCATCTGGCGCTTGATTTTCTCAACTCCGTCGCCACCCCCCAAGGTGAGATCGTCGATTGGATACGCTCGGGCAAGGATCTGGTGGATTGGCTTGACGTGTTCGGAGCGATCAGCAAAAGCGACGCTGCAGACATCCACGCCACGTGGAATGCCGTGACTCTGGATGCGATTGCGCGCGAAGCCGTGGCCTGGCGCGAGGAATTTCGGAGCCTGGTTGGACGAATGGCATCCGAGGGGCGCTCGGCGCTGCGCATTGATGACTTGCAGCTTATCAACCGCTGGCTGCTGCCGGACAGGATGGCAAGCCAGCTTGTGACGGACGCGACCGGCGATGTGGTGCTGGTGCATCGGCGCTTGTGGACCGATGCTGCGCAAATCATGGCGCCCGTCGCACTTGCCGCCGCCGAGATGGTCGCCGGTGGCGACTGGGATAATATTCGTAAATGTGAAAATCCAGCGTGCTCGATCTGGTTTCAGGATCGAACAAAAGGGCACCGGCGCCGCTGGTGCAGTCAGGCCCTTTGCGGAAACCGCTTCAAGGTTGCCGCCTTTCGCGAGCGCCAAAAGCGCGGACGCTGA
- a CDS encoding ATP-binding protein, with the protein MIGKGLSRQILVAMASVTVAAGLLVFFGTYLAFTVLFYFSPWSEDTDGWLTGFDFVILAILIFIALIVAAVAAFRLARRILEPLESLAVSARRIKEGDLSARAIPGDHSLGETALLVEDFNAMAQRLQDMAADMTLWNAKIAHELRTPLTILKGRLQGMIDGVFEPDETSLHALVLQVDSLARLVEDLRTVTLADSGHLDLRLQPVRLKEEILRLAGVLDEELTQDGFGLQLDLADVTVRVDAMRIRQVLLALITNARRYAHRGLIEISLRVERDQVILRVADEGPGLASDIAASAFEPFKRGGASGSLEKGGNGLGLSVVRAIVEAHGGTVRHAPSEKGGAMFEIFLGNPVS; encoded by the coding sequence ATGATCGGGAAGGGCCTCAGCCGGCAGATCCTCGTCGCCATGGCGTCCGTCACCGTGGCCGCGGGCCTGCTGGTGTTCTTTGGAACCTACCTTGCCTTCACCGTCCTTTTCTACTTTTCTCCCTGGTCGGAAGACACCGACGGCTGGCTGACGGGCTTTGATTTTGTCATCCTGGCCATCCTCATCTTCATCGCGCTCATCGTTGCGGCGGTCGCGGCGTTCAGGCTCGCGCGCCGCATTCTCGAGCCGCTGGAATCGCTGGCGGTGAGCGCGAGGCGCATCAAAGAGGGTGATCTGTCTGCCCGTGCCATCCCCGGCGACCACTCCTTGGGCGAGACCGCCCTTCTTGTCGAAGACTTCAACGCCATGGCGCAGCGTCTCCAGGATATGGCTGCGGACATGACCTTGTGGAATGCCAAAATAGCCCATGAATTGCGAACGCCGCTGACCATCCTGAAAGGGCGCCTGCAAGGCATGATCGACGGTGTCTTCGAACCGGACGAGACGTCGCTCCATGCCCTGGTGCTTCAGGTGGATTCGCTTGCCAGGCTGGTGGAAGACCTGCGAACGGTCACGCTTGCCGATAGCGGTCACCTCGATCTTCGCCTTCAGCCGGTCAGGCTGAAGGAAGAGATCCTGCGGCTGGCGGGGGTGCTGGATGAGGAGCTGACACAGGACGGTTTTGGACTGCAGCTCGACCTGGCCGATGTCACGGTCCGGGTGGATGCCATGCGAATCCGGCAGGTCCTTCTTGCCCTCATCACCAATGCACGCCGCTACGCCCATCGTGGCCTTATCGAAATCAGCCTTCGTGTGGAGAGGGATCAGGTGATCCTGCGTGTCGCCGACGAAGGTCCGGGCCTTGCGTCCGATATCGCCGCTTCCGCGTTCGAACCCTTCAAGAGAGGCGGAGCGTCCGGCTCGCTGGAGAAGGGCGGAAATGGGCTCGGTCTGTCCGTGGTCCGTGCGATCGTCGAGGCGCATGGCGGCACAGTTCGCCACGCGCCGTCTGAAAAAGGCGGCGCGATGTTCGAGATCTTTCTTGGAAACCCAGTCTCCTGA
- a CDS encoding response regulator: MTELVLIAEDDAEIAGILEAYFTREGFRTVHARDGQIALDLHRALKPDIVLADITMPRLDGWELLAEIQRRDRTPVIMITALDEDGDRLQGLRIGADDYIVKPFNPIEVVARAKAVLRRAGLGQTSAVIRVATLTIDLDSYQVKIERDGAMTTLSLTLTEFRLLAHLARTPTRVFTRSELVDACLPGSDALDRTIDSHLSKLRKKLEQAGGEGLLASIRGVGYRLAVDA, encoded by the coding sequence ATGACAGAGCTTGTTCTGATTGCCGAAGACGATGCGGAGATCGCGGGCATTCTCGAGGCCTATTTTACCCGTGAGGGATTTCGCACGGTGCATGCCCGCGACGGGCAGATTGCCCTTGATCTGCATCGCGCACTGAAACCAGACATCGTTCTGGCGGATATCACCATGCCGCGGCTGGATGGCTGGGAGCTTCTTGCTGAAATTCAAAGGCGAGACCGCACGCCCGTCATCATGATCACAGCCTTGGATGAAGACGGCGACCGTCTTCAAGGGTTGCGGATCGGCGCTGACGATTACATCGTCAAGCCGTTCAATCCGATCGAGGTCGTCGCGCGGGCCAAGGCTGTCTTGCGCCGCGCCGGTCTTGGCCAGACAAGTGCAGTCATTCGCGTCGCAACCCTGACAATCGATCTCGACAGCTATCAGGTGAAGATCGAAAGGGACGGTGCAATGACCACTCTTTCCCTGACGCTGACCGAATTCAGGCTGCTCGCGCATCTCGCGAGGACTCCAACCAGAGTTTTCACTCGAAGCGAACTCGTGGATGCCTGCCTGCCGGGTTCCGATGCGCTGGATCGCACCATTGACAGTCACCTCAGCAAATTGCGCAAAAAGCTTGAGCAGGCTGGGGGCGAGGGATTGCTGGCCAGCATTCGAGGTGTCGGCTACCGTCTGGCGGTCGATGCATGA
- a CDS encoding GNAT family N-acetyltransferase → MTHQTVSLTVADPDDLPHFKEELQEAFSVAVIDEYGALPDGPIPSDEDLDKAIKASGAVALRIRSDGKTVGGAVVTIDEETHHNTLDLFFLKVGEHGRGLGHKAWLAIEARYPQTITWQTHTPYFEKRNIHFYVNKCGFKITAFHHAKHPDPHQPGPRDLPDDEGFLFEKIMR, encoded by the coding sequence TTGACCCATCAAACTGTAAGCCTCACCGTTGCAGATCCAGATGATCTTCCGCACTTCAAGGAGGAACTCCAGGAGGCATTTTCCGTCGCAGTTATCGATGAATACGGGGCGTTGCCTGATGGTCCCATTCCGTCCGATGAGGATCTCGACAAGGCCATCAAAGCATCGGGAGCTGTCGCGTTGCGCATTCGTTCAGACGGCAAGACGGTGGGCGGCGCGGTGGTGACCATCGATGAAGAGACACATCACAACACGTTGGACCTGTTCTTCCTGAAGGTCGGCGAGCATGGGCGGGGTCTGGGTCATAAAGCCTGGCTTGCCATTGAAGCGCGCTATCCGCAGACAATCACCTGGCAAACCCATACGCCGTATTTCGAGAAACGGAACATCCACTTCTATGTAAACAAATGCGGATTCAAGATCACCGCGTTTCACCACGCCAAGCACCCGGATCCGCACCAGCCCGGCCCGCGTGATTTGCCGGACGACGAGGGATTTTTGTTCGAGAAGATAATGCGATAG
- a CDS encoding carboxymuconolactone decarboxylase family protein: MTNIATPADIANAPEASRSLLEQVKSQLGSVPNLFRVVSNSPAALEGYLAMSGALGKGRLPAKTREGIALAVAQINGCGYCLAAHTYIGKNLAKIDDAEIAANRSGRSIDAKVDSAVRFAVKVAVERGHVTREDVSVVKAAGYDDAQIVEIVQHVALNTWTNYINEVAGTEIDFPAVS, translated from the coding sequence ATGACCAACATCGCAACTCCCGCTGATATTGCCAATGCGCCCGAAGCATCCCGCTCCTTGCTGGAGCAGGTCAAATCGCAACTCGGGAGCGTTCCCAACCTCTTTCGGGTCGTCTCCAACAGCCCGGCGGCCCTGGAAGGCTATCTCGCCATGTCGGGTGCGCTCGGCAAGGGCAGGCTTCCCGCCAAGACCCGCGAAGGGATCGCCCTGGCCGTGGCGCAGATCAATGGCTGCGGCTACTGCCTTGCGGCACACACCTACATCGGCAAGAACCTCGCAAAGATCGACGACGCTGAAATTGCAGCCAATCGCAGCGGCAGATCCATCGACGCCAAGGTGGATTCCGCCGTCCGATTTGCCGTCAAGGTCGCGGTTGAGCGCGGCCATGTCACCCGCGAGGATGTCAGTGTCGTCAAGGCAGCCGGTTACGACGACGCGCAGATCGTCGAGATCGTCCAGCACGTAGCCCTCAATACCTGGACGAATTACATCAACGAAGTCGCTGGCACGGAAATCGATTTTCCCGCCGTATCCTGA
- a CDS encoding GlcG/HbpS family heme-binding protein yields MNPKSSPYSHAIIIALSLTSSFARAEDASPRLSLSEARKLVDNAISDCEAKNFKVSAAVVDASGQMIAFGRGDRATPHTQTSSFRKAYTVATLAPIFGFSKLGDFVQKVGQTPQGAAIATLPDILLLAGAVAIVKDGVVVGALGVGGAPGGDRDEACAIEAVNSAKS; encoded by the coding sequence ATGAACCCGAAAAGTTCTCCTTATTCACACGCCATCATCATCGCACTGTCGTTGACCTCATCGTTTGCGCGGGCTGAGGATGCGTCGCCGAGACTGTCTCTTTCCGAGGCCCGCAAGTTGGTGGACAACGCAATCAGCGACTGCGAGGCGAAAAATTTCAAAGTCTCGGCTGCGGTGGTTGATGCGAGCGGCCAAATGATCGCCTTCGGGCGAGGCGATCGCGCCACACCGCACACGCAAACCTCAAGCTTTCGCAAAGCCTACACGGTCGCGACACTCGCGCCGATCTTCGGCTTCTCAAAGCTCGGCGACTTCGTGCAGAAGGTAGGCCAAACGCCCCAGGGTGCTGCGATCGCAACCCTTCCCGATATCCTGCTCCTGGCAGGCGCTGTGGCAATTGTGAAGGATGGCGTGGTCGTCGGAGCCCTGGGCGTGGGTGGAGCACCGGGAGGTGACCGGGACGAAGCCTGCGCCATTGAAGCCGTGAACTCTGCCAAATCTTGA
- a CDS encoding alpha/beta fold hydrolase, producing the protein MTLSSSRFSIGLAALAVGSGLLAAATPRAAGAADHRVLSHHVSVDGLNIHYRESGSPNGPVLLLLHGFPSSSHMFRDLMPLIDPKYRVIAPDYPGFGYSAAPDPAQFSYDFSRVTDVMDDFLDVLGATSYVIYMQDFGGPVGMRLAVKHPERVRGLIVQNATFHAEGWNPDVAKNFGPFWKARTAETEKPLRGFLAAETTKWQYTQGAVRAERLNADAWTLDQALLDRPGIDAVMLQYLWSYQDNLARYESWQAYLKRNQPATLIAWGKNDPFFTMAGVEALQALLPHATTELYDAGHFALETHAEEIAAATNRFLAANVR; encoded by the coding sequence ATGACCTTATCCTCCTCTCGTTTCTCAATCGGCCTCGCAGCCCTTGCAGTCGGCAGCGGCTTGCTGGCTGCCGCAACGCCACGCGCTGCCGGGGCCGCAGATCACCGCGTGCTCAGCCATCATGTCAGCGTCGATGGTCTCAACATCCACTATCGGGAATCCGGATCCCCGAATGGGCCCGTGCTGCTGCTGCTCCACGGTTTTCCCTCGTCCTCGCACATGTTCCGGGATCTGATGCCGCTGATCGATCCCAAATATCGCGTCATCGCACCCGACTATCCCGGCTTTGGTTATAGCGCGGCCCCTGATCCGGCCCAGTTCAGCTATGACTTCTCGCGGGTCACCGACGTGATGGACGATTTCCTCGATGTCTTGGGCGCGACGTCCTACGTCATCTACATGCAGGATTTCGGCGGCCCGGTCGGAATGCGTCTTGCCGTCAAGCATCCGGAGCGGGTGAGGGGTCTGATCGTCCAGAATGCCACCTTCCATGCCGAGGGCTGGAATCCGGATGTCGCAAAGAATTTCGGGCCCTTCTGGAAAGCGCGCACGGCGGAGACGGAAAAGCCCCTGCGCGGTTTCCTGGCCGCCGAGACCACGAAGTGGCAGTACACGCAAGGGGCGGTCCGGGCAGAGCGTTTGAATGCCGATGCCTGGACGCTTGATCAGGCTTTGCTCGATCGCCCGGGCATTGATGCCGTCATGCTGCAATATCTCTGGTCCTACCAGGATAATCTTGCGCGGTATGAGTCATGGCAGGCCTATCTGAAGCGCAACCAGCCCGCCACACTGATCGCCTGGGGTAAGAACGATCCGTTCTTCACCATGGCTGGTGTCGAAGCTCTTCAAGCCTTGCTGCCGCATGCCACCACGGAGCTTTATGACGCCGGGCATTTTGCGCTTGAGACGCATGCGGAAGAGATTGCGGCTGCGACAAACCGTTTCCTCGCGGCCAACGTCCGATAA
- a CDS encoding LysR family transcriptional regulator, giving the protein MSSAFREVQATTTPSHLPFFGYIRYLWKTISHFLEIKMDRLDSMALFLDVLDMGSLSAVARARSIPLATLSRKISDLEAHLGTRLLQRAGRGLVPTDVGVDFATACRRILDDVAEAERVAGGELFRPKGSLIITSPVVFGRLHVLPVIADFLKMYPDIRVRLIQSDRIVDLAEEHVDLAVRIGTLRDSGLAARTIGTLRQVLCASPDYLSQHGRPTRPEELENHFCVSFQTLTSGSNWTFRSADADVQVEIHPRLTVNTAEAAVDAAISGLGLTRVLSYQVDDALRAGRLETFMEDFEGPDWPVSLMYPKRGSVPKKIRVFIDFAADRLKSRLSALGQSS; this is encoded by the coding sequence TTGTCTTCTGCCTTTCGTGAGGTTCAAGCGACGACAACACCATCTCATCTTCCGTTTTTCGGGTATATCCGCTATCTTTGGAAGACAATCTCTCATTTTTTGGAAATCAAAATGGACCGTCTGGACTCCATGGCTCTCTTTCTCGACGTACTGGACATGGGAAGTCTTTCGGCAGTGGCGCGCGCGCGATCCATACCGCTTGCCACCTTGAGCCGGAAAATATCCGATCTCGAGGCCCATCTGGGGACACGGTTGCTGCAGCGCGCAGGACGCGGCCTGGTTCCGACTGACGTTGGCGTTGATTTTGCCACAGCATGCCGCCGCATTCTTGATGATGTCGCCGAAGCGGAACGGGTTGCGGGTGGAGAACTGTTCCGACCGAAAGGCAGCCTGATCATTACGTCGCCCGTTGTGTTCGGCCGACTGCACGTGCTTCCTGTCATCGCTGACTTTCTCAAGATGTATCCCGACATTCGGGTCCGCCTCATCCAGTCCGACAGGATCGTTGACCTGGCGGAGGAGCATGTCGATCTCGCCGTGCGTATCGGCACTCTCAGGGATAGCGGCCTTGCGGCCCGCACCATCGGCACGCTGCGCCAGGTCCTTTGCGCGAGCCCCGACTACCTTTCGCAGCATGGCCGCCCCACCCGACCGGAAGAGTTGGAGAACCACTTCTGCGTGAGTTTCCAAACGCTGACGAGTGGCAGCAACTGGACTTTCCGGTCAGCGGATGCGGATGTGCAGGTGGAGATCCATCCCCGGCTGACGGTCAATACGGCGGAAGCAGCCGTCGACGCTGCGATATCCGGTCTTGGTCTGACACGGGTCCTGTCCTATCAGGTGGACGATGCACTGCGGGCCGGCAGGCTCGAAACCTTCATGGAAGATTTTGAGGGGCCGGATTGGCCGGTGAGCCTCATGTACCCCAAACGCGGATCGGTGCCGAAAAAGATCAGGGTCTTCATCGATTTTGCCGCGGATCGGCTGAAGTCACGCTTGTCCGCCCTCGGCCAATCCAGTTGA
- a CDS encoding multidrug efflux RND transporter permease subunit, translating into MPQFFIERPVFAWVIAILIVIAGLIAIPQLPVSRYPAIAPPSVSIYATYTGATPQVINDSVTSLIEREISGAKNVLYFDSSADSSGSSNVTVTFKPGTDPELAQVDIQNRLKAVEPRLPEAVRRAGLSVESASSGFLMIVSLKSKDGTIDALSLDDYLVRTIAPELKRVSGVGRVQSFGSEAAMRVWIDPVRLLAHSISMAEVTQAIQSQNLQVAPGRLGDAPTVPGQKVSVPLSIKGQLRTAEEFADVILRSNPDGSRLTLGELARIEVGSQSSSFAILDGGQPATAAAIQVTPGANAVSTSSGIRARLAELSLTMPAGIEYAISYDTAPFVKVSIQKVAQTLAEAMVLVFLIMLLFLQNIRYTLIPAIVAPIALLGTFAVMLALGYSINVLTMFGMVLAIGIIVDDAIVVVENVERLMATEGLSPREATRKAMGEITGAVIGITLVLTAVLLPMGLASGSVGAIYRQFTVSMAVSIVFSAFLALSLTPALCASLLKPIERGHHQRKGLFGWFNRGFDRLTERYTGWIARLVHKTGRTMLVYGAIVGAVAYGYGALATAFVPEEDQGSFMTSFTLPAEATAERTRDIVDLFEKHVQTRPNIVNNLTIMGFGFSGSGANTAMAFTSLKEWDKRSTRIDDEVNAATEAMAAAPEGEVLSMKPPAIDELGTSSGFTLRLQDRANHGEQALAEAAAQLTQLASRNTQLRDVRVDGLPTGPSVTLVVDREKASALGVAYTTISDTLSGAVGSTYVNDFPRNGRLQQVIVQAEPASRMQVDDVLHLHVRNDAGKMVQLSEIVTAEWSTIPLQVTRYNGYPSLSLSGSAARGVSSGKAMDELQQLALKLPKGFAIEWTGQSLQERQSGAQAPMLMAFSFLIVFLVLAALYESWTIPLSVMLVVPLGILGAVIAVHLRGLDNDVFFKVGLITLIGLSAKNAVLIVEFARKRQRDGLGLADAVVEAARLRLRPIVMTSLAFTLGVVPLVIASGASSETQNAIGTGLFGGMISGTVLAVFFVPAFFVVVTRLAIRREPYPAPDGNREPAE; encoded by the coding sequence ATGCCGCAGTTTTTCATCGAACGGCCCGTCTTTGCATGGGTCATCGCGATCCTGATTGTGATCGCTGGCCTCATCGCCATCCCGCAACTGCCCGTCTCGCGTTATCCGGCCATTGCTCCACCAAGCGTCTCGATCTACGCCACCTACACGGGCGCCACTCCGCAGGTGATCAATGACAGTGTCACCAGTCTCATCGAACGCGAGATTTCCGGCGCAAAGAATGTGCTTTATTTCGATTCGTCTGCGGACTCTTCGGGATCCTCGAACGTCACCGTCACCTTCAAGCCGGGCACGGATCCGGAACTGGCACAGGTGGACATCCAGAACAGGCTGAAGGCCGTCGAGCCGCGGTTGCCCGAGGCGGTCCGCCGGGCTGGCCTGTCCGTCGAGTCCGCTTCGTCGGGCTTCCTGATGATTGTCTCCTTGAAGTCGAAGGACGGTACGATCGACGCGCTTTCGCTGGACGATTACCTCGTGCGCACCATCGCTCCCGAACTGAAACGCGTATCAGGCGTCGGTCGCGTCCAGTCCTTCGGCTCGGAGGCGGCCATGCGGGTCTGGATCGACCCCGTGCGGCTTCTTGCGCATTCCATCTCGATGGCCGAGGTCACGCAGGCGATCCAGTCGCAGAACCTGCAGGTGGCACCCGGCCGTCTTGGAGATGCGCCGACAGTGCCAGGGCAGAAGGTCAGCGTGCCGCTCAGTATCAAGGGCCAGTTGCGGACGGCCGAAGAGTTCGCTGACGTCATCCTCCGCTCGAACCCCGACGGTTCTCGCTTGACCCTCGGCGAACTTGCCCGGATCGAGGTCGGATCGCAATCCTCCAGCTTTGCCATCCTCGACGGGGGCCAGCCGGCCACGGCCGCCGCCATTCAGGTTACTCCCGGAGCAAACGCTGTCAGCACATCCAGTGGGATTCGTGCGCGGCTGGCAGAGCTATCGCTGACCATGCCGGCGGGGATCGAGTATGCGATCTCCTATGACACCGCACCTTTTGTGAAGGTTTCGATCCAGAAAGTGGCTCAGACACTGGCCGAGGCCATGGTGCTCGTCTTTCTGATCATGCTGCTCTTCCTGCAGAACATCCGATACACTCTCATTCCGGCCATCGTCGCACCGATCGCATTGCTCGGCACCTTCGCGGTCATGCTGGCGCTGGGATATTCCATCAACGTTCTCACGATGTTCGGCATGGTTCTCGCGATCGGCATCATCGTTGACGACGCGATCGTGGTCGTCGAGAATGTCGAACGGCTGATGGCGACAGAAGGTCTGTCGCCCCGTGAGGCCACGCGCAAGGCGATGGGCGAGATCACCGGCGCGGTAATCGGCATTACGCTTGTGCTCACGGCTGTCCTTCTTCCGATGGGACTGGCCTCCGGCTCGGTTGGGGCCATCTACCGCCAGTTCACGGTATCGATGGCGGTGTCGATCGTCTTCTCCGCGTTTCTGGCTCTCAGCCTCACCCCCGCTCTGTGCGCCAGCCTGTTGAAGCCGATCGAGCGCGGGCACCATCAACGGAAAGGGCTGTTCGGCTGGTTCAATCGCGGCTTTGATCGATTGACCGAGCGCTACACCGGTTGGATCGCCCGCCTGGTTCACAAGACGGGTCGGACGATGCTTGTCTATGGGGCGATCGTGGGCGCGGTGGCCTATGGTTACGGCGCGCTGGCCACGGCATTCGTTCCAGAGGAAGACCAGGGTTCGTTCATGACCTCTTTTACGTTGCCGGCAGAGGCAACGGCAGAGCGCACCCGCGACATCGTTGACCTCTTTGAGAAACACGTCCAGACGCGACCGAATATCGTCAACAACCTGACAATCATGGGTTTTGGCTTCTCGGGTTCCGGCGCCAACACGGCCATGGCGTTTACGAGCCTGAAGGAGTGGGACAAACGCTCGACCCGGATCGACGACGAAGTGAATGCAGCCACCGAAGCCATGGCTGCCGCGCCCGAAGGCGAGGTTCTCAGCATGAAGCCGCCGGCAATCGATGAACTCGGCACGAGTTCTGGATTTACGCTGAGGCTTCAGGATCGCGCCAATCATGGCGAACAGGCGCTTGCCGAGGCGGCAGCGCAACTCACGCAGCTTGCGTCACGCAACACCCAGCTCCGCGACGTGCGGGTGGACGGGCTTCCCACCGGTCCGAGCGTTACCCTTGTGGTCGATCGCGAGAAGGCCAGTGCCCTGGGGGTCGCCTACACCACGATCAGTGACACGCTCAGTGGTGCCGTCGGTTCGACCTATGTCAACGATTTCCCGCGCAACGGTCGGCTCCAGCAGGTCATCGTGCAGGCCGAGCCGGCAAGCCGGATGCAGGTCGATGACGTCCTCCACCTGCATGTCCGCAACGATGCTGGCAAGATGGTCCAGCTCTCCGAGATCGTGACGGCGGAATGGTCCACCATTCCGCTGCAGGTGACGCGCTATAACGGATATCCATCCCTCAGCCTGTCGGGCTCTGCCGCGCGCGGTGTTTCGAGTGGCAAGGCGATGGACGAGTTGCAGCAACTGGCGCTCAAGCTTCCCAAAGGCTTTGCCATCGAATGGACGGGGCAGTCCCTGCAGGAGCGGCAATCCGGCGCTCAGGCGCCGATGTTGATGGCCTTCTCGTTCCTCATCGTCTTCCTGGTGTTGGCAGCCCTTTACGAAAGCTGGACGATTCCGCTTTCCGTCATGCTCGTGGTCCCGCTCGGGATTCTTGGGGCGGTGATCGCTGTTCATCTGCGTGGCTTGGACAATGACGTCTTCTTCAAGGTCGGCCTGATCACCCTGATCGGCCTCTCCGCCAAGAACGCTGTTCTGATCGTCGAGTTCGCGCGCAAACGCCAGAGAGACGGACTTGGACTTGCCGACGCCGTTGTCGAAGCCGCACGCCTGCGCCTGCGCCCCATCGTCATG